GCAAAGCCCGCGATCAGGCCGCCGGTCGTCATCGCAAACAGATTGAGCCCCGACAGCAGGAAGCCGATCGCAGCCCCCGGCAGGATCGCATGCGCCATGGCGTCGCCGACCAGGCTCATCCGCCGCAGCATCAGGAACACGCCGATCGGCGCGCCGCCGAGCGACAGCGCGATCACGGCCGCGAGCGCGCGGCGCATGAACTCGAATTCAGTGAACGGGCCGATCAGCGCATCGTAGATCATGGCAGTCAGGCGGCCCTCGAGCGCGGATCGACCGCGCAGGCGGCGGCGCTGTCGTCGAAGGCCTCGCACATCCGCATCGCGACCGTCAGGTTTTCCGGCGTCAGCGCCTGCGCGGTCGGGCCCCATTCGACCGGCCCGCGGGCCAGCAGCAGCGTCTCAGGGAAGTTGTTGCGCACCATGTCGAGGTCGTGCAGCGCTGCCAGCACCGTGCGCCCTTCGGCATTCCAGTGCTTGACCAGCGCCAGCAGGTCGGCGGTCGTCTTGGCGTCGATCGCGTTGAACGGCTCGTCGAGCACGATCAGGCGCGCATCCTGCAACAGCACGCGGGCAAACAGCATGCGCTGCATCTGCCCGCCGGAGAGCGTGCCGATCGGCCGGTTCTCGAAGCCGTTGAGGCCGACCGCGGCGAGCGCCAGCAAAATCCGCTCGCGCGCCGCCTTGCCCATGCCGCCGAAGAAGCCGGTGCTGCGCCACAGCCCGGTGCCGACGAAGTCGAACACCGAGATCGGGAAGCTGCGGTCGATATCCGCGGTCTGCGGCAGATAGGCGATATCCCTGTGCTCGATTCCGTCGAGATCGATCCCGCCCGACAACGGCGTCAGCACGCCGGCGACGCCGCGCAAGAGCGTCGACTTGCCGGCCCCGTTCGGACCGATCACGGCGAGCAACGCACCAGGCTCGACCTCGCCGTTGAGGTGATGCACCGCCGGGTGGCGGTCATAGCCGAGCGTGACATCGCGGAATGTAACGAGCGGAGCCACGGATCACCTCATCGCCAGCCAGACAACGGCCCACAGGCAGGCGCTCACCGCGATTGCCGCGGATAGCCGGGCCGGCACGGTCATGCGCAGGATCGACCAATGCGTGACCTGCGCCGGATGCGGCGACGCCGGGCCATGGCTGTGCCCGTGGGGATGGGCGTGGCCGTGGTGGGCGTGATCGTGGGGATGCGCGTGTGCCATCAAGATAGTGTTATATTATAACATAACGCGAGTCCACAAAGCGGAACCATCATGGCTGGCAGGCAAAATCGTGAGAGATTCGAACTGTGCCGACAGAGCGACGGCCTCGTCTACACCTTCGTGCGGTCCGGCCGCATGGAACCGTCGGTTGCCAGTGCTAGGACCTCTGGATCGAGCACCGGCCGGACTGGGGCTAGGGGGTCTGGGACGCGGTGAGCCAATCCTGCACGGGCGGGCCCTGGAACGTGCTGCCGGCCGATCAGGACGACCATCCGCCCCCGCATCTCGTAAGCGGACCAGCGCCCCATCCACCACCGTCGTCCCGGCGAAGGCCCATAGGCGCTAAGATAGTTGGATTGCTTGATAGCGACGCTTGTGTCTGGGCGGCTCGCGGAGGTGCCGCCGGAGCGTGGAGCGGAGTCTGCGGAGGCAAGCGATTGCGGGCTGGGGAATGATGGCTTGCCGTA
The DNA window shown above is from Bradyrhizobium sp. ISRA464 and carries:
- a CDS encoding ABC transporter ATP-binding protein, translating into MAPLVTFRDVTLGYDRHPAVHHLNGEVEPGALLAVIGPNGAGKSTLLRGVAGVLTPLSGGIDLDGIEHRDIAYLPQTADIDRSFPISVFDFVGTGLWRSTGFFGGMGKAARERILLALAAVGLNGFENRPIGTLSGGQMQRMLFARVLLQDARLIVLDEPFNAIDAKTTADLLALVKHWNAEGRTVLAALHDLDMVRNNFPETLLLARGPVEWGPTAQALTPENLTVAMRMCEAFDDSAAACAVDPRSRAA